The nucleotide sequence CCGGACCACCGCCACGCTGCCGTCACCGCTGTTCGGCGAGGGCGTCACCGTCCTCGGGCCGACGCTGTGGCAGCTCACCTGGCAGGACGGGTTCGCCATCGAACGCGACGCGACCACCCTCGCCGAGCTGCGGCGCGTGCCGTTCGAGGGCGAAGGCTGGGGCCTGTGCCACCAGGCCGGCGGCCGGCTGGTGATGAGCAACGGCTCCTCGCGGCTGACCTTCCGGGACCCGAAGACCTTCGCCGTCACCGGTGGCGTCGACGTCGGCCGCGACCAGCTCAACGAGCTCGAATGCGTCGGCGGCGACGTCTACGCAAACGTTTGGCACACCGACACCGTCCTGCGGATCGAGGCCGACACCGGCCGGGTGACCGGGACGATCGACGCCGGTCAGCTGCGCGCGAAAGTGAACACCACGGACGCCGAAGACGTGCTCAA is from Amycolatopsis mediterranei and encodes:
- a CDS encoding glutaminyl-peptide cyclotransferase — encoded protein: MRTPIVTSLLLAAALGGCAGAPAQETGPERLTVQVLSTLPHDAAAFTEGLEFAGDTLYESTGLAGQSTLTAGPAGGAPRTTATLPSPLFGEGVTVLGPTLWQLTWQDGFAIERDATTLAELRRVPFEGEGWGLCHQAGGRLVMSNGSSRLTFRDPKTFAVTGGVDVGRDQLNELECVGGDVYANVWHTDTVLRIEADTGRVTGTIDAGQLRAKVNTTDAEDVLNGIAAVPGTGDFLLTGKQWPVTFRVRFVPARP